The Octopus sinensis unplaced genomic scaffold, ASM634580v1 Contig18907, whole genome shotgun sequence region CTTGCGCCATGTATAAATACTTTTTCCTGCGGTTTTGCATTTCCACTGTTAGAATAGTGTTAGTAACTAACCAGAAAAAAAGAGCTCGGTGAGCTGAATAGTAAGGAATGCCTAGAGCTGCCCCTTGTTCAAATGTTAGGTTTGGATGTAACGGCATGACACAGGAGGACTCGGCCACACAGTACTCTGAATAGGTACCATATGGAGATgttgctttaaaaatataaacacgatcattaatcttgaaataaaaaataaataatgacaaaaaatTACATTTTGATTTTTACAATTAGCTCCTACTTTAGTAATAATTCCTGCTCCATCAATGCCTGGTGTATAGGGATACGGTTGATTTGGGAAGAATACACCACTCCGAATATATGTATCAACTGGGTTAACTCCTGCTGCTTTGACTTGGACAAGAACTTGATCTGGGCTGATTTCTGGAATAGGTCGAGTAACAATTTCAATATTTCCAGATGGTTTAGAAACTATACAAGACTGCATAactcaaaaattttaataaaaaattctattaaaaattatatattctattctatttattataacaacaataaatatttgaAGACCTATATCACTGCTCTATCAAGGTGAGGATAAAAACGGGACACTAAAAGTTGtctccaaaatttaaaactggttaattttttattcaaataattagtttttaaaccattaatttagtaaaaaaatctttatttcagAAATTAAACCAAAAAAATGAAGTTCAACATTAAGAATACGCTCTAATGTAGGCCCAGGATTGAGATAGCATAAAAATCATACTAAAccctaaagaaataaaattaaatatataccgGCAATGAAAATTGGCATAACTATTCCAGATTTGATTTTTGAGTTGTGAAAGACATACAACtcagatataaaatgtaaaaaagcaataaaaaatgaCATAAAAGTCAAAAATTGCAAACTatatattaactaaaatatatatactttatatcatGGAACATTACAGCAGTGTAGAATCTTATTATACCAGAAAGTGCAGTCCAAACAGAAAATAATCGGCCAGTTAGAGAATTTACTATTTGGAATTATTTTATTGTGATTAACCTTGGTCGATCGAATTAACATAGAGACGTACTCCCAAATAACGATGAGATTTAAACGATGTAAAACTGCTCATTAAACTGATTAAACCTAAAAGTCCAATCCAAATTCTGAgaataaaaagcatcattttaatctaatataattattttaaaaataaattagacTAGCGTTTAATGCCAACTAAACCTAAGCGCTAAAattgtatttaa contains the following coding sequences:
- the LOC118761969 gene encoding zeta-crystallin-like, with translation MLLSETELHVRVDSKESITFSTNAGTPKRDTLSPVLFIVYLEVVLRDLREQIECLKDNLMGLIYAGIIWIGLLGLISLMSSFTSFKSHRYLGVRLYVNSIDQVMQSCIVSKPSGNIEIVTRPIPEISPDQVLVQVKAAGVNPVDTYIRSGVFFPNQPYPYTPGIDGAGIITKVGANCKNQNINDRVYIFKATSPYGTYSEYCVAESSCVMPLHPNLTFEQGAALGIPYYSAHRALFFWLVGIAACEIALAAGMEVYGTAGTNAGRTMLLKLGVRKVYNHKENDYIQTIIVF